The following proteins are encoded in a genomic region of Deltaproteobacteria bacterium:
- a CDS encoding DUF4124 domain-containing protein, whose protein sequence is MKSARIMTAARSFAIAVAFGLVAVSAWAQSVVIFQWTDDEGRQHYTNNFNQIPEPFRKTTVKGVFVPDAASAPAKPKCENEEPLVETNYYVKAGNLHVEGSLTNGFKRSISYVKLKVSFFDTQDRFVRAESTFIDPLELAPCGEGRFSVVTPQTDDVSYFKTEYTYK, encoded by the coding sequence TTGAAGAGCGCCCGAATCATGACCGCCGCGCGCTCATTCGCGATCGCCGTCGCGTTCGGGCTTGTTGCGGTTTCGGCGTGGGCGCAGTCGGTCGTCATTTTCCAATGGACCGACGACGAGGGCCGGCAGCACTACACCAACAACTTCAACCAGATCCCCGAGCCATTCCGCAAGACGACGGTGAAAGGCGTCTTCGTGCCCGACGCGGCCTCCGCGCCCGCGAAACCCAAATGCGAGAACGAGGAGCCGCTCGTCGAGACGAACTACTACGTCAAGGCGGGCAACCTGCACGTCGAGGGGTCGCTGACCAACGGCTTCAAGCGCTCGATCTCGTACGTCAAGCTGAAGGTGAGCTTCTTCGACACGCAGGACCGTTTCGTGCGCGCGGAATCGACGTTCATCGATCCGCTCGAACTCGCGCCGTGCGGCGAGGGAAGGTTCTCGGTGGTGACGCCGCAGACCGACGACGTGTCGTATTTCAAGACGGAGTACACGTACAAATAG